A region of Candidatus Aegiribacteria sp. DNA encodes the following proteins:
- a CDS encoding HAD family hydrolase: MESCNVAIFDLDGTLHYTEKALVPAINMAITDLGFPPAAAEDINALYGEPLEVFCRKLIDDSEENCAAFRDGIRKHQKITLPESGELYPGIHRMLQEISELGYTLAICSNAGMKYIELVTDSLGIRSMFSILLGRDGLASKTNRVKEILQRTESHLAVMIGDRYHDIEAAHENGIPSIGCVYGYGKQEEMDKADFSVNSPSEIPGILRKLSVH; encoded by the coding sequence ATGGAAAGCTGCAATGTTGCTATCTTCGATCTGGACGGAACTCTTCACTATACGGAGAAAGCTCTCGTTCCCGCCATCAATATGGCAATAACGGATCTCGGCTTTCCTCCCGCAGCCGCGGAGGATATCAACGCCCTGTACGGAGAACCGCTGGAAGTTTTCTGCAGAAAGCTCATTGATGACAGTGAAGAGAATTGCGCGGCTTTTCGCGATGGCATTCGGAAGCATCAGAAGATCACGCTACCCGAAAGCGGGGAGCTTTATCCCGGAATACATCGAATGCTTCAGGAAATATCCGAACTTGGCTACACCCTTGCCATCTGCTCCAACGCCGGGATGAAATATATCGAACTTGTAACAGATTCACTCGGTATCCGCAGTATGTTCTCCATTCTGCTTGGTCGTGATGGTCTTGCTTCAAAAACAAACAGGGTAAAAGAGATTCTGCAAAGAACAGAAAGCCATCTGGCAGTTATGATAGGTGACAGGTATCACGACATTGAAGCCGCGCACGAGAACGGAATTCCTTCAATAGGCTGCGTATACGGATACGGAAAACAGGAAGAAATGGATAAGGCCGATTTTTCCGTTAATTCACCCTCGGAAATACCTGGAATCCTTAGGAAATTATCTGTACATTAA